A single window of Pseudarthrobacter psychrotolerans DNA harbors:
- a CDS encoding plasmid pRiA4b ORF-3 family protein, with protein sequence MQRSGTVPAFDLRISITDTEPLIWRRLHVPMTLTVPEFHLAVQAAFGWENSHLYAVRGVDRAGKAREIAGPDDATEDLDAEPASGVVLSELLDVQTPGTALEYEYDFGDSWTHHVEVLGAADLPAGELMCVDGANRGPVEDSGGPHGYRRLLQIVADPEHPEHSDTKYWISGVTGEYGSHFAPATFDRQAANGKLRLLSLQWWPQPLSDEERDAVLLPVRWLLENAAPDGLELTKDGYLKPAMVKRAMDELGWSDPVMGKGNRETHARPVLELRLHLIDWKLLRKVKGRLVLTPRGKRCLERPAELWDYLGDAVGRQEHDAVRLATRIHTDWHLSGIAPASGRRVEAIRGAMLAAGFVTRSGHPIPDEWVSDINQVVRRNLKCLHLMAPKVDHRGRSLLTDGGVKFLLAVRAAGKSG encoded by the coding sequence ATGCAACGTTCCGGAACCGTCCCCGCCTTCGACCTCCGGATCAGCATCACGGACACCGAACCGTTGATCTGGCGAAGGCTGCACGTCCCCATGACGCTCACGGTTCCCGAGTTTCACCTCGCTGTACAGGCCGCCTTCGGCTGGGAAAACTCCCACCTCTACGCCGTCCGGGGTGTGGACCGCGCCGGAAAGGCGCGGGAGATCGCGGGTCCCGACGACGCAACGGAGGATCTGGACGCAGAGCCGGCGTCCGGCGTCGTACTTTCTGAACTGCTCGATGTTCAAACGCCGGGCACCGCACTGGAATACGAGTACGACTTTGGCGACAGCTGGACGCACCATGTGGAGGTGCTTGGTGCTGCGGACCTTCCGGCCGGGGAACTTATGTGCGTGGATGGTGCCAACCGCGGTCCGGTGGAGGACTCTGGTGGGCCGCACGGCTACCGGCGGCTGCTCCAGATCGTCGCGGACCCGGAGCATCCGGAACACTCGGACACGAAGTACTGGATCTCCGGCGTGACGGGCGAGTATGGCAGCCACTTCGCACCGGCAACATTCGACCGCCAGGCCGCGAACGGCAAACTCCGGCTGCTTAGCCTCCAGTGGTGGCCGCAGCCCCTCAGCGACGAGGAACGCGACGCCGTGTTGCTGCCGGTCCGCTGGCTGTTGGAAAATGCCGCACCGGACGGCCTGGAACTCACCAAGGACGGCTACCTGAAGCCCGCCATGGTCAAGCGGGCCATGGACGAGCTCGGCTGGAGCGATCCCGTCATGGGCAAGGGAAACCGCGAGACGCACGCACGGCCGGTCCTCGAACTCCGGCTGCACCTCATCGACTGGAAGCTGCTGCGGAAGGTCAAGGGCAGGCTGGTGCTCACACCGCGTGGAAAACGCTGCCTGGAACGGCCCGCGGAGCTGTGGGATTACCTCGGGGACGCCGTTGGCCGTCAGGAGCACGACGCCGTCCGGCTGGCCACGCGTATCCACACGGACTGGCACCTCAGCGGCATCGCGCCGGCGTCGGGCCGCAGGGTGGAGGCGATCCGTGGCGCCATGCTGGCCGCCGGGTTTGTCACCCGGTCCGGCCATCCCATCCCCGACGAATGGGTCAGCGACATCAACCAGGTGGTGCGGCGAAACCTCAAATGCCTGCACCTGATGGCGCCCAAAGTGGACCATCGCGGCCGGTCCCTGCTGACCGACGGCGGCGTGAAGTTCCTCCTGGCCGTCCGGGCTGCGGGCAAGTCGGGTTAG
- the ctaD gene encoding cytochrome c oxidase subunit I: MAITGHSRIGTASTAAPPVVPRRKGSMVVGWLTSTDHKVIGYMYLIASFVFFMLAGVMALLIRAELFEPGMQILQTKEQYNQLFTMHGTMMLLMFATPLFAGFTNFIMPLQIGAPDVAFPRLNALAFWFFLFGSTIAVAGFITPQGAAAFGWFAYAPLNNTTFTPGVGGDLWVFGLALSGFGTILGAVNFITTIICMRAPGLTMWRMPIFTWNALVTSILVIMAFPPLAAALFALGADRKFGAHIYDPENGGAILWQHLFWFFGHPEVYIIALPFFGIVSEIFPVFSRKPIFGYKGLVYATIAIAALSMTVWAHHMYVTGSVLLPFFSFMTMLIAVPTGVKFFNWIGTMWRGSLTFETPMLWSLGFLITFLFGGLTGIILASPPLDFHVSDSYFVVAHFHYVVFGTVVFAMFAGFYFWWPKFTGKMLNERLGKIHFWMLFLGFHGTFLIQHWLGVMGMPRRYADYLVEDNFTWMNQFSTFGSFLLGASMLPFFWNVYITSRNSTHVEVDDPWGFGASLEWVTSCPPPRHNFTSLPRIRSERPALDLHHPELSIRAHETTHSPAAAALGAADIGERDVRDPNPDQ; encoded by the coding sequence ATGGCCATCACCGGACATTCACGAATTGGGACCGCGTCAACCGCCGCTCCCCCGGTAGTGCCTCGGCGCAAAGGCTCCATGGTGGTCGGCTGGCTCACCTCCACCGACCATAAAGTCATCGGCTACATGTACCTGATCGCCTCGTTTGTGTTCTTCATGCTGGCTGGAGTTATGGCCCTGCTGATCCGGGCCGAGCTCTTCGAGCCCGGTATGCAGATCCTGCAGACCAAGGAGCAGTACAACCAGCTGTTCACGATGCACGGCACCATGATGCTGCTGATGTTCGCCACCCCGCTGTTCGCCGGCTTCACCAACTTCATCATGCCGCTGCAGATCGGCGCCCCCGATGTCGCGTTCCCGCGGCTGAACGCCCTGGCCTTCTGGTTCTTCCTCTTCGGATCCACCATCGCCGTCGCGGGCTTCATCACCCCGCAGGGTGCGGCGGCGTTCGGCTGGTTCGCCTACGCGCCGTTGAATAACACCACGTTCACCCCCGGCGTGGGCGGTGACCTGTGGGTCTTCGGCTTGGCGCTGTCCGGCTTCGGCACCATCCTCGGTGCGGTCAACTTCATCACCACCATCATCTGCATGCGCGCCCCGGGCCTGACCATGTGGCGGATGCCGATCTTCACCTGGAACGCCCTGGTGACGTCCATCCTGGTGATCATGGCCTTCCCGCCGCTCGCGGCCGCCCTGTTTGCCCTGGGGGCCGACCGCAAGTTCGGTGCCCACATCTACGATCCGGAAAACGGCGGCGCCATACTCTGGCAGCACCTGTTCTGGTTCTTCGGCCACCCCGAGGTCTACATCATCGCGCTGCCGTTCTTCGGCATTGTGTCCGAGATCTTCCCGGTCTTCAGCCGCAAGCCGATCTTCGGCTACAAGGGCCTTGTGTACGCGACCATCGCCATCGCAGCCCTGTCCATGACCGTATGGGCACACCACATGTACGTGACCGGTTCGGTGCTGCTGCCGTTCTTCTCCTTCATGACCATGCTGATCGCAGTCCCTACCGGGGTGAAGTTCTTCAACTGGATCGGCACCATGTGGCGGGGGTCCCTGACGTTCGAGACTCCCATGCTGTGGAGCCTCGGCTTCCTCATCACGTTCCTCTTCGGCGGACTCACCGGCATCATCCTGGCGTCCCCGCCGCTGGACTTCCACGTCTCCGATTCCTACTTCGTGGTGGCGCACTTCCACTACGTGGTGTTCGGCACGGTGGTGTTCGCGATGTTCGCAGGCTTCTACTTCTGGTGGCCAAAATTCACCGGCAAGATGCTCAACGAGCGCCTCGGAAAGATCCACTTCTGGATGCTGTTCCTGGGATTCCACGGCACGTTCCTGATCCAGCACTGGCTCGGGGTCATGGGCATGCCCCGCCGCTACGCGGATTACCTCGTGGAGGACAACTTCACCTGGATGAACCAGTTCTCCACGTTCGGCTCCTTCCTTCTGGGCGCCTCAATGCTCCCGTTCTTCTGGAACGTCTACATCACGTCGCGCAACTCCACACACGTTGAGGTGGACGACCCGTGGGGCTTCGGAGCGTCGCTTGAGTGGGTCACGTCCTGCCCGCCGCCGCGGCACAACTTCACCTCGCTGCCCCGGATCCGTTCAGAGCGTCCCGCCCTGGACCTCCACCACCCGGAGCTCAGCATCCGCGCGCACGAAACCACGCACAGCCCTGCCGCGGCCGCCCTGGGTGCTGCCGATATCGGCGAACGGGATGTGCGGGACCCAAACCCGGACCAGTGA
- a CDS encoding FCD domain-containing protein → MSTATPPNADDAHDGGASPAMHERVLEAVGSAIAAGSLPPGSRLTLEGLQQEYGISRTVARDSMKVLESMNLVYSRRRVGIVVQERRLWNVFDPKLVRWRLGSVRRDIQYSSLTELRIAVEPIAAAGAARRASATERARLVYLAAELRRLGEAGELEAFLAVDIEFHCLLLESCGNEMFTALEGMVAEVLTSRTKQGLMPFKPRAEALQAHEDAAAAVARGDAVGAETAVHHILDEVRNAMGLH, encoded by the coding sequence ATGTCGACGGCGACACCACCGAACGCGGATGACGCGCACGACGGCGGGGCCTCCCCCGCCATGCATGAACGCGTTCTCGAGGCGGTTGGCTCTGCCATCGCTGCAGGGAGCCTTCCGCCGGGCAGCCGGCTGACCCTTGAGGGCCTCCAGCAGGAGTACGGCATCTCCCGCACCGTTGCGCGGGACAGCATGAAGGTCCTGGAGTCCATGAACCTGGTGTATTCGCGCCGGCGAGTGGGCATTGTGGTCCAGGAGCGCCGGCTGTGGAACGTCTTCGATCCCAAGCTGGTGCGCTGGCGCCTGGGCTCTGTCCGGCGCGATATCCAGTACAGCAGCCTCACCGAACTGCGCATCGCCGTCGAGCCCATTGCGGCTGCCGGTGCTGCCCGCCGGGCTAGCGCCACGGAACGGGCCAGGCTGGTTTACCTGGCCGCAGAGCTGCGGCGGCTGGGCGAAGCGGGCGAACTCGAAGCGTTCCTGGCCGTCGACATCGAGTTCCACTGCTTGCTGCTCGAAAGCTGCGGCAATGAGATGTTCACGGCGCTCGAAGGCATGGTGGCCGAGGTGCTCACCAGCCGGACCAAGCAGGGGCTGATGCCCTTCAAACCGCGGGCCGAAGCGTTGCAGGCCCACGAGGATGCTGCGGCGGCAGTGGCCCGCGGGGACGCCGTGGGCGCGGAAACCGCCGTCCACCACATCCTGGACGAGGTCCGGAATGCGATGGGCCTGCACTGA
- a CDS encoding gluconokinase: MQYPATHLVVMGVAGSGKSTIAAALSRQLGWACAEADEFHPRSNIDKMSQGIPLQDEDRWPWLQEIQDWMTANAAAGKSTVLTCSALKQSYRQLLSDAQGRVLFIHLDGGADLIGQRMQGREGHFMPPTLLPSQLATLEPLTGNELAAGSLRLDISNSPEQIVAAVLAGLTLPAGLAPSARMAPSAG; this comes from the coding sequence ATGCAGTATCCAGCCACGCACCTGGTGGTGATGGGCGTTGCCGGTTCCGGCAAGTCCACCATTGCGGCAGCGCTTTCCCGGCAGCTTGGCTGGGCCTGTGCCGAAGCGGACGAGTTCCACCCCCGGTCCAACATCGACAAGATGAGCCAGGGCATTCCGCTGCAGGACGAGGACCGCTGGCCCTGGCTGCAGGAAATCCAGGACTGGATGACCGCAAATGCCGCTGCCGGGAAGAGCACGGTCCTGACCTGCTCCGCGCTCAAGCAGAGCTACCGTCAGCTGCTCTCTGATGCGCAGGGCCGGGTGCTGTTCATCCACCTCGACGGCGGCGCCGACCTGATCGGCCAGCGCATGCAGGGCCGCGAAGGCCACTTTATGCCGCCCACGCTCCTGCCCAGCCAGCTGGCCACCCTGGAACCGTTGACCGGCAACGAACTCGCCGCCGGCAGCCTCCGCCTGGACATCTCCAACTCCCCGGAGCAGATCGTCGCCGCCGTGCTGGCTGGCCTCACGCTTCCCGCGGGTCTGGCGCCCAGCGCCCGCATGGCGCCCAGCGCCGGCTGA
- a CDS encoding GntP family permease, whose protein sequence is MVIEGWTQTLGAGPLLLIAAASIVALLFLIIKLRMHALVALIVISLATAFATGIPANQVVPVLINGFGTTLGTVALLVGLGAMLGRIVETSGGAKVLADYLIGVFGEKRAPFALGLASLIFGFPIFFDAGLVVMLPVVFAVAHRLGGGVLRYGLPAAGAFSVMHIFLPPHPGPVSAAAFFDANIGLVLIAGLITAIPTWYVTAYLFGLWTGKKLVLPVPEILGHASAEAEAHPPRFRTIIGLLLLPLVLIFINTGLNTLASSGALSEAVKKEQWFQVLRTIGETPVALLIAVLVAVFVLGARRGKDAGAIEKLLESSLGPVCSVILITGAGGMFGGVLRASGIGVALADVLGNLGIPLILAGFLIAAILRIAQGSATVALTTTAGLIAPAVATAGLTGMQVAALVIAVAAGSVVVSHVNDSGFWLVGRFFGMDVKTTLRTWTVMETLIGVMGFAIAAVLFLLAGVAG, encoded by the coding sequence ATGGTCATCGAAGGATGGACCCAGACGCTGGGCGCAGGCCCCCTGCTGCTCATCGCCGCGGCATCGATCGTCGCGCTGCTGTTCCTGATCATCAAGCTGCGGATGCACGCCCTCGTGGCCCTGATCGTGATCAGCCTCGCAACCGCGTTCGCCACCGGAATCCCCGCCAACCAGGTGGTTCCTGTGCTGATCAACGGCTTCGGGACTACCCTGGGCACCGTGGCGCTCCTCGTGGGACTGGGCGCCATGCTCGGCCGCATCGTTGAGACCAGCGGCGGCGCCAAGGTGCTGGCCGACTACCTGATCGGCGTCTTTGGGGAAAAGCGCGCCCCGTTCGCCCTGGGCCTGGCTTCCCTGATCTTCGGCTTCCCCATCTTCTTCGACGCCGGCCTGGTGGTTATGCTGCCCGTCGTCTTCGCGGTGGCCCACCGCCTGGGCGGGGGAGTGCTGCGCTACGGCCTCCCCGCCGCCGGAGCGTTCTCCGTCATGCACATCTTCCTGCCGCCGCACCCGGGCCCGGTCTCGGCCGCTGCCTTCTTTGATGCCAACATCGGGCTGGTCCTGATCGCCGGCCTCATCACCGCCATCCCCACCTGGTACGTCACCGCCTACCTGTTCGGCCTGTGGACCGGCAAGAAGCTGGTCCTTCCGGTACCGGAAATCCTGGGCCACGCCAGTGCCGAGGCGGAAGCCCACCCGCCGCGCTTCCGCACCATCATCGGCCTGCTGCTCCTGCCGCTCGTCCTGATCTTCATCAACACCGGCCTGAATACACTTGCCTCCTCCGGAGCGCTCTCTGAAGCCGTCAAGAAAGAGCAGTGGTTCCAGGTCCTGCGCACCATCGGTGAAACCCCGGTGGCCCTGCTGATCGCCGTCCTGGTAGCCGTGTTTGTCCTGGGCGCCCGCCGCGGCAAGGACGCCGGCGCCATAGAGAAGCTGCTCGAATCCTCGCTGGGCCCGGTCTGCTCCGTCATCCTCATCACCGGCGCCGGCGGCATGTTCGGCGGCGTCCTGCGTGCTTCCGGCATTGGCGTCGCACTGGCCGATGTCCTGGGCAACCTGGGCATCCCGCTGATCCTGGCCGGCTTCCTGATCGCCGCCATCCTGCGCATCGCCCAGGGTTCCGCCACCGTGGCCCTGACCACCACCGCCGGCCTCATCGCCCCGGCCGTGGCCACCGCCGGCCTGACCGGCATGCAGGTCGCCGCCCTGGTTATCGCCGTTGCAGCCGGCTCCGTGGTGGTCTCCCACGTCAACGACTCCGGCTTCTGGCTGGTGGGCCGCTTCTTCGGCATGGACGTCAAGACCACCCTGCGGACCTGGACCGTTATGGAAACCCTGATCGGCGTTATGGGCTTCGCCATCGCGGCGGTCCTCTTCCTGCTCGCCGGCGTGGCGGGGTAG
- a CDS encoding TfoX/Sxy family protein, translating into MEMANASDEAKERFRSVVPDNPGVVVKPMFGNLGAFVNGNMFAGLFGSTIGLKLSDADRQVLESTERTVPFGPAERPMGGYTGLPEVWNTEGEGGRGGDDAQASAWAEKAFEYVAGLPPKAPKAAKSRK; encoded by the coding sequence ATGGAGATGGCCAATGCGTCCGACGAAGCCAAGGAGCGCTTCCGCTCAGTAGTGCCGGACAACCCCGGGGTGGTGGTCAAGCCGATGTTCGGCAACCTGGGCGCCTTCGTCAACGGCAACATGTTCGCCGGACTCTTCGGCTCCACGATCGGGCTGAAACTCTCCGACGCCGACAGGCAGGTGCTCGAAAGCACCGAGCGAACCGTCCCGTTCGGCCCTGCGGAGCGGCCCATGGGCGGCTACACCGGGCTTCCGGAGGTCTGGAATACCGAAGGAGAGGGCGGCCGCGGAGGCGACGACGCGCAGGCAAGCGCCTGGGCGGAGAAGGCCTTCGAGTACGTCGCCGGGCTCCCGCCGAAAGCGCCCAAGGCAGCCAAATCCCGCAAGTAG
- a CDS encoding SDR family NAD(P)-dependent oxidoreductase, which translates to MTQRTIVITGASDGIGAAAARTLTQAGDRVVVVGRSEEKTQAVAKELNADYFVSDFADLEQVRTLATQLKSDYPRIDVLANNAGGIMGKHLLTVDGNESTFQINHLAPFLLTTELMDVLTASNAKVINTASAANGFGKMDLFDLKSEHSYSTNRAYGTAKLANILFTSELHRRFGEQGITTAAFHPGVVRTNFAAESTSPMRHAYKTLLNRFMLTPDQGADTLLWLINGTAGTDWISGAYYAKRALAKANAQAYDAELAQGLWEASEALVGR; encoded by the coding sequence TTGACCCAACGCACCATCGTGATCACCGGCGCCAGCGACGGCATCGGCGCGGCAGCCGCGCGGACCCTGACGCAGGCAGGCGACCGGGTGGTCGTCGTCGGCCGTTCCGAGGAGAAGACGCAGGCCGTCGCGAAGGAGCTCAACGCCGACTACTTCGTCAGCGACTTCGCCGATCTGGAGCAGGTCCGCACGCTCGCCACCCAGCTGAAGTCCGACTACCCGCGCATCGACGTCCTGGCCAACAACGCCGGCGGCATTATGGGCAAGCACCTGCTCACGGTGGACGGCAACGAGTCCACCTTCCAGATCAACCACCTGGCGCCGTTCCTGCTCACCACCGAGCTGATGGACGTCCTCACCGCCAGCAACGCCAAGGTCATCAACACCGCCAGCGCGGCCAACGGCTTCGGCAAAATGGACCTCTTCGACCTCAAATCGGAGCACAGCTACTCCACCAACCGCGCCTACGGCACGGCCAAACTCGCCAACATCCTCTTCACGTCCGAGCTGCACCGCCGCTTCGGCGAGCAGGGAATCACGACGGCGGCGTTCCACCCGGGCGTGGTCCGCACCAACTTCGCGGCGGAGTCCACAAGCCCCATGCGGCACGCCTACAAGACGCTGCTGAACCGCTTTATGCTCACCCCGGACCAGGGCGCCGACACCCTCCTCTGGCTCATCAACGGCACCGCCGGCACCGACTGGATCTCCGGCGCCTACTACGCCAAGCGCGCCCTGGCCAAGGCCAACGCCCAGGCGTACGACGCCGAGCTGGCGCAGGGTCTGTGGGAGGCCAGCGAGGCGCTCGTCGGGCGCTGA
- a CDS encoding DMT family transporter — MRDNSSATTLLAPVIPPRQRTGLWWGLAGVAAFSFTVPFTKVAVESLSPLLIGSGRAVVAAILATFALALTRQRLPHGTQWARLAVVAAGVVVGFPLLTSFALTSTPASHGAVVIALLPAATATAAVIRGREHPPLAFWLITGVGGLAAIAFGSLQSGGFGQLHWADLLLLGAVVAAAIGYAEGGLLARELGAWQTVSWALVLASPLMVFLVAVSVTQQPPSGTPAQWLAFAYLGVVSMFLGFFAWYRGLAIGPMAQVSQIQLVQPVLSICWAGLLLGETLTWSTIVGGLAVILCAGAAVRVRLKPMPPQPAAPPAAVPDTAVPVTTKHLEPAKD; from the coding sequence ATGAGAGACAATAGTAGCGCTACTACACTTTTAGCGCCAGTGATACCGCCCCGCCAGCGCACTGGACTCTGGTGGGGTCTCGCCGGAGTAGCGGCGTTCTCCTTCACGGTTCCGTTCACGAAGGTGGCCGTCGAGTCCCTGTCCCCGCTGCTCATCGGGTCCGGCCGTGCGGTAGTAGCCGCCATCCTCGCCACCTTCGCCCTCGCCCTCACCCGGCAGCGGCTCCCCCACGGCACGCAGTGGGCGCGTCTCGCCGTAGTGGCCGCCGGCGTCGTCGTCGGGTTTCCCCTGCTCACATCCTTCGCGCTCACCAGCACCCCGGCCAGTCACGGCGCCGTGGTGATCGCCCTGTTGCCCGCCGCGACGGCCACCGCGGCTGTTATCCGGGGGCGTGAGCATCCCCCGCTGGCGTTCTGGCTCATCACCGGCGTAGGGGGGCTGGCCGCCATAGCGTTCGGCTCCCTGCAGTCCGGCGGGTTCGGGCAGCTGCACTGGGCCGACCTGCTGCTCCTCGGCGCGGTGGTGGCCGCGGCCATCGGCTATGCGGAAGGTGGCCTGCTGGCCCGCGAGCTGGGCGCCTGGCAGACCGTGTCCTGGGCGCTGGTGCTGGCATCGCCGCTGATGGTGTTCCTGGTGGCGGTGTCCGTGACGCAGCAGCCGCCGTCGGGCACACCGGCCCAGTGGCTGGCCTTTGCGTACCTCGGCGTCGTCAGCATGTTCCTCGGGTTCTTCGCCTGGTACCGCGGCCTGGCCATCGGCCCCATGGCCCAGGTCAGCCAGATCCAGCTTGTCCAGCCCGTGCTGAGCATCTGCTGGGCGGGCCTCCTGCTCGGTGAGACCCTGACGTGGAGCACCATCGTGGGCGGCCTGGCCGTCATCCTCTGTGCCGGCGCCGCGGTCCGGGTCCGGCTCAAACCGATGCCCCCTCAGCCCGCCGCCCCGCCCGCCGCTGTCCCTGACACCGCTGTCCCTGTCACCACAAAACACCTCGAGCCGGCGAAGGACTAG
- a CDS encoding PLP-dependent aminotransferase family protein, which translates to MNNDSSSRIVAHLKKWISSAAPGAKLPSTRSLVAEYQASPVTVQKALQTLTAQGLIESRPGVGTFVRAVRSARPSDYGWQTAALRSPLAPPPPASSTMRNVANDAISFHSGYPDRELLPERLVRAALARAARGDAALSRPPAAGLPELQSWFAHELGASTPAGTTPPNPSDVVVLPGSQSGLSSIFTALAGRGQPLLMESPSYWGAILAAAQGGVRVVPVPSGPDGPDPAELARAFEESGARLFYAQPNYANPTGAQWSAERREQVLDVVRAKGAFLVEDDWAHDFGITSNPVPVASRDDSGHVVYLRSLTKSVSPSIRVAAVIARGPARERILADRAAESMYVSGLLQAAALDVVTQPGWQTHLRSLRHQLESRRDLLVTSLRRHAPQAHIEQVPKGGLNLWARLPDGTDLERLTRDCETAGVIIAGGNEWFPAEPAGPFIRLNYSGTNPGAFPEGARIIGQAIERNGD; encoded by the coding sequence ATGAATAACGATAGCAGTTCTCGGATTGTGGCGCACCTGAAGAAATGGATTTCTTCGGCCGCGCCCGGTGCGAAGCTGCCGTCCACCCGCTCGCTGGTGGCCGAGTACCAGGCCAGCCCCGTCACGGTGCAGAAGGCCCTGCAGACCCTGACGGCACAGGGGCTGATCGAGAGCCGGCCCGGCGTCGGGACCTTCGTGCGCGCAGTCCGGAGCGCCCGTCCGTCCGACTACGGCTGGCAGACGGCGGCCCTCCGTTCCCCGCTGGCACCGCCGCCCCCGGCCTCCAGCACCATGCGCAACGTGGCCAACGATGCCATCTCCTTCCACTCCGGCTACCCGGACCGTGAACTCCTGCCCGAGCGGCTGGTGCGGGCCGCCCTGGCCCGGGCGGCCCGCGGCGACGCCGCCTTGTCCCGTCCGCCCGCGGCCGGCCTGCCGGAACTGCAATCGTGGTTCGCGCACGAACTCGGTGCGTCCACACCGGCCGGGACCACCCCGCCGAACCCGAGCGACGTCGTCGTTCTCCCCGGAAGCCAAAGCGGGCTCAGCTCCATCTTCACCGCGCTCGCGGGCCGCGGGCAGCCGCTGCTCATGGAATCGCCGTCCTACTGGGGCGCCATCCTGGCGGCCGCGCAGGGCGGCGTGCGTGTTGTCCCGGTGCCCAGCGGACCGGACGGACCGGACCCGGCGGAACTGGCCCGAGCCTTCGAGGAGTCCGGTGCGCGGCTCTTCTACGCGCAGCCCAACTATGCGAACCCCACCGGCGCGCAGTGGTCTGCTGAGCGGCGTGAACAGGTCCTGGACGTGGTGCGTGCGAAGGGTGCGTTCCTTGTGGAGGACGACTGGGCGCACGACTTCGGCATCACCTCCAACCCCGTGCCCGTCGCCTCCCGCGACGACTCCGGCCACGTGGTCTACCTGCGCTCGCTGACCAAGAGCGTCTCACCGTCCATCCGCGTCGCCGCGGTCATCGCCCGCGGTCCGGCGCGGGAACGCATTCTGGCGGACCGGGCGGCGGAATCGATGTACGTCAGCGGGCTGCTCCAGGCGGCAGCGCTCGACGTCGTGACGCAGCCCGGGTGGCAGACGCACCTTCGCAGCCTCCGCCACCAGCTCGAGTCCCGGCGGGACCTGCTCGTCACCAGCCTGCGCCGGCACGCTCCGCAGGCGCACATCGAGCAGGTGCCCAAGGGCGGCCTGAACCTGTGGGCGCGGCTGCCCGACGGGACCGACCTCGAACGGCTGACCCGCGACTGTGAAACCGCCGGCGTGATCATCGCCGGCGGCAACGAATGGTTCCCGGCCGAACCTGCCGGCCCGTTTATCCGGCTCAACTACTCCGGGACGAATCCGGGCGCCTTCCCGGAGGGCGCACGGATCATCGGCCAGGCCATAGAGCGCAACGGGGATTGA
- a CDS encoding dihydrofolate reductase family protein — protein sequence MRKVTSGLFHSVDGVVSDPFRWQFDSFDDDLSKGLTGMMERVDTVVLGRVSYQEWAGYWPTAPADEDFAAFINPVEKFVASRTLTEPFEWQNSHLIEGPLEEFVAALKERDGGEIAVTGSISVVRQLLFAGLLDELTLITHPVVAGSGRKLFEDGDPVTRLGLKDQYRTTKGNVVSTYGLLGE from the coding sequence ATGCGCAAAGTCACATCCGGCCTGTTCCATTCCGTTGACGGCGTGGTCTCAGACCCGTTCCGCTGGCAGTTCGACAGCTTCGACGACGACCTGAGTAAGGGCCTGACCGGCATGATGGAACGTGTGGACACCGTGGTGCTGGGCAGGGTGAGCTACCAGGAGTGGGCCGGCTACTGGCCAACAGCGCCCGCGGACGAGGACTTCGCCGCTTTCATCAACCCGGTGGAGAAGTTCGTGGCCTCCCGGACACTGACGGAGCCGTTCGAGTGGCAGAACTCGCACCTGATCGAGGGACCGCTGGAGGAATTCGTCGCGGCCCTGAAAGAGCGCGACGGCGGCGAAATCGCCGTGACCGGCAGCATTTCCGTGGTGCGCCAATTGCTGTTCGCCGGGCTGCTGGATGAGCTGACCCTGATCACCCACCCCGTGGTGGCCGGAAGCGGCCGGAAGCTGTTCGAAGACGGCGACCCCGTGACGCGGCTGGGCCTGAAGGATCAGTACCGGACCACGAAGGGCAACGTCGTCAGCACCTACGGACTGCTGGGCGAATAG